The Planktothrix agardhii NIES-204 genome segment TTCGTCACCCCAATAAAAGGGCGACAGGTGATAAATTCCCCTGTTATCGGGTCATAATAACTGTTTCCATTAATTCGTCACCCCAATAAAAGGGCGACCCTTCAACGGCTCCTCAGGTTCCCATGTTTCCTCGTTTCCATTAATTCGTCACCCCAATAAAAGGGCGACTTAAGAAACTTTTGGATTGATTCAATGTTCCATAACTTAGCTGTTTCCATTAATTCGTCACCCCAATAAAAGGGCGACGGTATTGCTAAGACTCGATCAACAATTTGTTCTCCCGCTTTTGTTTCCATTAATTCGTCACCCCAATAAAAGGGCGACAAGGTTAAATCTTCAGGTGAAAGCCCGTTAGCATCAAGTTTCCATTAATTCGTCACCCCAATAAAAGGGCGACCCCTCCATTTTAAACCCTATATGCCACCGAATGTCCAGACCCCGTTTGCGAGGCTGAGGAAATCCGACCACTCCAACCCCAATATCATACTCTTTAAAAATACCTTAAACCCTTTTCCCATCGACTATCGAGCCTCCCAACCATACCATCAATATTCTAGCCATTTTACCGCAGCCTCGCAAACCTATCCATCAACGCCTAAAAAATACAATTGCAATTAATATCCCTATTAAGAAAAGGATGATAAAATCTAACACTTCTGACTTTTCCTTCTTTTCTAAATCCCGTTTAATTCCACACTTGAGACAAACATATTGATCCAATTGATGAGGATTTTGAACAAAAGGACAATAGTAACCATTTTTCACACATTCCTCCGACATTCAAACTTCCTCCCACAATCAAATTCAGGTGATCAATAAGGTTCATGAATTTAACCCTTTCCTCTCCCGTCACCAAAGGTTTTAGATGTTCCATAATTGGTACAGCCATGTTTGCATTCGGGAAGTCCTCCAACGTTAAGGTAAAGTCGCGTATAATTCTATTGTTATTATGGCTGAGGGTGAGAAAACAGCAAGGGGTTTTCATACTATTAACGTTTTGAGACGGGAAAATTTACAAGAAAAAAGGTAAAAATGATCAAGCAGGGAATGGAAAACAAAACTTACCGAATTTATAGGATAGACTCTTAAACTTATGTTTTTAAACGACGTTAACCACATTCTAATCGGGGTTCCCAGTAGCGGTAAATCAACCTTTGCTCAACATTTAGCCCAGTTAGATCAACGCTATTGTATCGTTTCTACCGATGATGTTCGTCGAGATTTGTTTGGAGATGAAAGTATCCAGGGAGACTGGAAGCAGATTGAAATTGAAGTGCTAAACCAGATTAAAAATGCGATCGCTTCTGGAAAACTAATTATATATGACGCCACAAATGTTAAACGAGCTTGGCGACTGAATTTTTTACAGAAAATAGCCATTACTTTAGAAAAACATTCAACTTGGATGGGTTGGCATTTAACAACCCCCATAGAAACCTGCAAACAGTGGAACCAAAACCGTCCCCGTCAAGTTCCTAATGCTATCATTGATCAATTTACTCAATTTCTGACTATTTTTCCGCCCGATATTACAGAAGGATTTATTGGTATTCAACAAATTAATATTGCCGAATTATCCTTAACCTTATCCGAAATTCAGGAGATTTTAACAGGGTTCTCTCGTTCTTATCAAACTCGCCAAAGTCGAACCGCTAACTATACCCTCCATCCCTATTCTCGATTAGTAGATTTTGAACGATTAATTTTTTTAATTTCCCTGATCATCCAATATCCAGGGTTGGGTGAACTGCACGAAACCGCACCCCATAAACTACAAGAAATTTTTGATAGAGTTCCTCCCTTTAACACAGAACTTGAAGAAATTTGTGGAGTAATAGCCTATCTGAAAGGAGAAGTATATAGTAACCCAGAAGCAATTCAGAAAGATTTATTATTCTTAGAACAGAATGGATTTTTAGGAATCTTAAACTCAAAAGCTAATTTACAATTAGAATTATTATCAGAAAGAGAAATTGCTCAACTGAAAACTCAAAACACAGCTTGGCATCGCTATTCTGATTTAGAACCATTTGAACGGTTAATGAAAGTAATTCGGTATATTGCTCATCATCCTTTTCAAACCAATACAAAAGTTGAAACAGATTCAAGTTCTAAACGAAAAACTCAAAAAGATTTAATCGAAGAACTCCAAACTGAAGCTAATCTTATTGGTCATTCCTTAGATAGCTTACAGCGAGATATAGAAAAGGTTTTAAAACCCTATGGAATTTTACCCCAGTTTAGTTTAAAACGGGGGTATTTTATGGGAACAGGTATTTTTTCTGAGCTTGAATTAAAAAAACTCTATGGATTATTACAGTCTCAAAAGTTCCATTTCGATGATCCGGTTGCAGTGGAAATGATACAATTGTTTCAAAACCGAATTGAGTCCAGTCGTTTACTAGAGTTAGAAACCGTTTATCCCACTAGAGTTATTGGAAACCGAGGAATAGTTAACCCCAATACTTTACCCTCATCTGCTTTATTAAGAAACTTAGAACAGCTAGAAACAGCAATTGTAGAAGGGCAGTTATTAGAATTTCAATTCTTTAGAGATAGTGGACGCTTTCCAGGTCAAAACCTAGAAGGTTTTACCGCTTACCCGTTGCAAGTTGTGTTTCATAATATTGCTTGGTATTTAGGTTATGAAATCCAAGATAAACATCGTCAAGGACTTATCAGCTTTGAACGCTTGGATCGTTTATCCCTAGCCAAAATTAAAGATAAATCTCGTTCTTTTGAAGAACAGCAAGCCGCTTTAGAAAAACTAACAGATCTTTATAAAGCTAGTGTGGGAATTTACTTAGGAAAAAGTGTAGAAGAACAGCAGAAATTTTTGAGTACGGATTTAAAGGAACGGAAGTTAGTTGAAATTCAAGTAGAACTGTGGATGACGGATCAAATCTTTAAGTTTATTAGTGAAGGAAATCAACGCTTTCACCGCAGTCAAATGAAAATGTCTCGTCGTCCTTATAAACTAGCAACAGAAACAGATAAAACTCTATTTTCTCTAAAACCCAGTTCCGACCCAAAATTTCCTAATCGTTTTCGGGTGACTTTACCCTGTTGGTCATTGGATGATATTGATTTAAAACGTTGGATTTTAGGATTTGGTAGACAGGTGAAAGTTGTTAACCCTGAGAAATTAATTATATTAATTCAGGAAGAAGGAACAGCGATTGCAGAAAATTACAAAAATCATTAAACATCAAAAATGTTTATTTTCCCTACCCCTTGACAAATCGGAA includes the following:
- a CDS encoding hypothetical protein (conserved hypothetical protein) — encoded protein: MFLNDVNHILIGVPSSGKSTFAQHLAQLDQRYCIVSTDDVRRDLFGDESIQGDWKQIEIEVLNQIKNAIASGKLIIYDATNVKRAWRLNFLQKIAITLEKHSTWMGWHLTTPIETCKQWNQNRPRQVPNAIIDQFTQFLTIFPPDITEGFIGIQQINIAELSLTLSEIQEILTGFSRSYQTRQSRTANYTLHPYSRLVDFERLIFLISLIIQYPGLGELHETAPHKLQEIFDRVPPFNTELEEICGVIAYLKGEVYSNPEAIQKDLLFLEQNGFLGILNSKANLQLELLSEREIAQLKTQNTAWHRYSDLEPFERLMKVIRYIAHHPFQTNTKVETDSSSKRKTQKDLIEELQTEANLIGHSLDSLQRDIEKVLKPYGILPQFSLKRGYFMGTGIFSELELKKLYGLLQSQKFHFDDPVAVEMIQLFQNRIESSRLLELETVYPTRVIGNRGIVNPNTLPSSALLRNLEQLETAIVEGQLLEFQFFRDSGRFPGQNLEGFTAYPLQVVFHNIAWYLGYEIQDKHRQGLISFERLDRLSLAKIKDKSRSFEEQQAALEKLTDLYKASVGIYLGKSVEEQQKFLSTDLKERKLVEIQVELWMTDQIFKFISEGNQRFHRSQMKMSRRPYKLATETDKTLFSLKPSSDPKFPNRFRVTLPCWSLDDIDLKRWILGFGRQVKVVNPEKLIILIQEEGTAIAENYKNH